A single Nostoc sp. PCC 7107 DNA region contains:
- a CDS encoding KGK domain-containing protein gives MEDNFNLENCHPDDALSVKDKVFKIMQIQEGVQKVFGEDLSSMIYNSLNSCGIQIEPGGYLVGSKYYKQYQKWFTEGIECEILKLGAKAWQPGKIRIKVTLEFIPDEPKITEPESPLDDLRRMIHEES, from the coding sequence ATGGAAGATAACTTTAATCTAGAAAATTGCCATCCTGATGATGCTTTATCGGTAAAAGATAAGGTATTTAAAATTATGCAAATTCAGGAGGGAGTTCAGAAAGTATTTGGTGAAGATTTATCATCTATGATTTATAACTCATTAAATTCTTGTGGAATACAAATCGAGCCAGGTGGATATTTGGTTGGTAGTAAATATTATAAACAGTACCAAAAATGGTTTACTGAAGGTATAGAATGTGAAATACTTAAGCTGGGAGCAAAAGCTTGGCAACCAGGGAAAATAAGAATTAAAGTTACTCTAGAATTTATTCCTGATGAACCAAAAATTACTGAACCAGAATCGCCTCTTGATGATTTACGTCGTATGATTCACGAGGAAAGTTGA
- a CDS encoding CsbD family protein: MSIENRIEATAKNIEGKVQEVIGEVTGNPSDKAEGKAKQAEAQVIHTTENIKDELKKVID; the protein is encoded by the coding sequence ATGAGTATTGAAAATAGAATAGAAGCTACTGCCAAAAATATTGAAGGCAAGGTGCAAGAAGTAATTGGTGAAGTGACAGGGAATCCATCAGATAAAGCTGAAGGTAAAGCGAAACAAGCAGAGGCACAAGTAATTCATACCACAGAAAATATCAAGGATGAACTTAAAAAAGTTATAGACTAG
- a CDS encoding KGK domain-containing protein produces the protein MEENWYLQECRDDDVISSKEKLFKVGKFRETLNHVFTQRLVNIVNATFQERKLPVTNTQEFLDSGLECEILKIGAKAWESGKIRIKIAVEFIPDEPEITEPESPLDDLRRLIHEDDL, from the coding sequence ATGGAAGAAAACTGGTATTTACAAGAATGTAGAGATGATGATGTTATTTCATCCAAGGAAAAATTATTTAAAGTAGGTAAGTTTCGAGAAACTCTCAATCATGTGTTTACACAAAGACTTGTGAATATAGTTAATGCTACATTTCAAGAACGAAAATTACCTGTAACTAACACACAAGAATTTTTGGATAGTGGTTTAGAATGCGAAATTCTCAAAATTGGTGCAAAAGCCTGGGAATCAGGAAAAATCAGAATAAAAATTGCTGTAGAATTTATTCCTGATGAACCAGAAATTACTGAACCAGAATCGCCTCTTGATGACTTACGTCGCCTAATTCACGAAGATGACTTATGA
- the sir gene encoding sulfite reductase, ferredoxin dependent — protein MVKSAPPSPTSRKPSKVEGIKEHSNFLREPVATQILEDTTHFTEDAIQILKFHGSYQQDNRDNRVKGQEKDYQFMLRTKNPGGFVPPQLYLALDQLADEYGNHTLRATTRQGFQVHGILKKNLKAAIATIVKNLGSTLGACGDINRNVMAPPVPFKNRPEYKYAWEYAQNIADLLSPQTGAYYEIWLDGEKAISAEEDPEVKAARQKNGTGTVVHDNEEPLYGTYYMPRKFKVSVTVPGDNSIDLYSQDLTLVVITNSQGELEGFDVFAGGGLGRTHNKEETFARLADPICYVDKADVYDIVKAIVATQRDYGDRTDRRHARLKYLINDWGVDKFRAKVEEYFGKPVTPFKPLPEFKYEDFLGWQEQGDGKLFLGISIDNGRVKDEGSLQLKTALREIVEKFHLPIRLTPHQNLIFCDIDPKNKPAIQKILNRCGVVSDPSQIEPLVRYAMACPALPTCGLAITESERAIPGILQRIRALLDQFGLQNEHFVVRMTGCPNGCARPYMAELAFVGSGPESYQVWLGGSPDQTRLAQPIVEKLHDNDIESFLEPIFVYFKKSREAEESFGDFCSRIGFDAIREFASQYQPEAVVITTAETLPQVVATKKKAAPSRSRPRISLYDEVYSKLKETATSQGKSMTEVVNEALKIYLQIDK, from the coding sequence ATGGTTAAATCTGCTCCTCCCTCACCTACCAGCCGTAAGCCCTCGAAAGTAGAAGGCATCAAAGAACATAGTAATTTTTTGCGTGAACCTGTAGCAACGCAGATCCTTGAGGATACTACTCATTTTACCGAAGACGCAATCCAAATCCTCAAGTTTCATGGCTCCTACCAGCAGGATAACCGCGATAATCGCGTGAAGGGACAGGAGAAAGATTACCAATTTATGCTGCGGACAAAGAATCCTGGTGGGTTCGTACCGCCGCAACTATATTTGGCCTTAGATCAGCTGGCTGATGAATATGGCAACCATACATTAAGGGCGACTACCCGTCAGGGTTTCCAAGTGCATGGAATTTTAAAGAAGAATCTCAAAGCCGCCATTGCGACTATTGTCAAAAATCTCGGTTCGACTTTGGGCGCTTGTGGTGACATTAACCGCAACGTTATGGCTCCACCAGTTCCCTTCAAAAATCGTCCTGAGTATAAGTATGCTTGGGAATATGCCCAAAACATTGCTGATTTGCTCTCACCCCAAACTGGTGCTTATTACGAAATTTGGCTAGATGGGGAAAAAGCCATCAGCGCGGAAGAAGATCCAGAGGTGAAGGCGGCGCGGCAAAAAAATGGTACTGGCACAGTTGTTCATGACAATGAAGAACCGCTGTATGGTACTTACTATATGCCCCGGAAATTCAAAGTTTCCGTGACAGTACCAGGCGATAATTCCATTGATTTATATTCCCAAGACTTGACTTTGGTAGTAATTACCAATTCTCAAGGGGAACTGGAAGGATTTGATGTTTTTGCTGGTGGTGGTTTAGGTAGAACCCACAACAAAGAAGAAACCTTTGCCAGATTAGCCGACCCGATTTGCTATGTAGACAAGGCCGATGTTTACGACATAGTTAAAGCAATTGTGGCTACTCAAAGAGATTATGGCGATCGCACTGACCGCCGTCACGCTCGGTTAAAATACTTAATCAATGATTGGGGTGTAGATAAGTTCCGCGCCAAAGTCGAAGAATATTTTGGTAAGCCAGTCACCCCCTTTAAACCACTGCCAGAATTTAAATATGAGGATTTCCTCGGTTGGCAAGAACAAGGTGATGGCAAGTTATTTTTAGGCATTTCTATTGACAACGGTCGAGTTAAAGATGAAGGTTCATTGCAACTTAAAACCGCCTTGCGGGAAATTGTCGAAAAATTTCACCTACCTATCCGCCTGACACCCCATCAAAACCTAATTTTCTGCGATATTGACCCAAAAAACAAACCAGCTATTCAAAAGATTCTCAACCGTTGCGGTGTTGTCTCTGACCCCAGTCAAATCGAGCCTTTAGTTCGTTATGCAATGGCTTGTCCAGCTTTGCCTACCTGTGGTTTGGCAATCACCGAGTCAGAACGGGCAATACCAGGGATTTTACAACGAATTCGGGCGCTGTTAGATCAATTTGGTTTACAAAATGAACATTTTGTGGTAAGAATGACAGGCTGCCCCAACGGTTGCGCTCGTCCTTACATGGCAGAATTGGCTTTTGTAGGTAGTGGCCCGGAATCTTATCAAGTTTGGTTGGGGGGTTCACCAGATCAAACACGACTGGCGCAACCAATTGTAGAAAAGTTGCACGACAATGACATAGAAAGCTTTTTAGAGCCGATTTTTGTTTACTTTAAGAAGTCACGGGAAGCTGAGGAAAGCTTTGGTGATTTTTGCTCACGCATTGGTTTTGATGCTATTCGAGAATTTGCGTCTCAATACCAGCCGGAAGCTGTCGTCATCACTACCGCAGAAACTTTACCCCAAGTAGTAGCAACCAAAAAGAAAGCTGCACCGAGTAGATCACGTCCCCGGATTAGTCTTTATGACGAGGTTTACAGCAAATTGAAGGAAACGGCTACGAGTCAAGGTAAATCTATGACGGAAGTAGTGAATGAAGCTTTGAAAATTTACTTGCAGATAGATAAGTAA
- a CDS encoding ADP-ribosylglycohydrolase family protein → MLTATQTLSGLMGLCVGDALGVPVEFTSRAERMKFPVTKMLGYGTWHQPPGTWSDDSSLTFCLAENLCRGYSLDDIALSFWRWYKQAYWTPRGEIFGIGQSTHAAMMRINQGVPPLEAGGTSEMSNGNGSLMRILPMAYCHKTLDFSELILRVHQVSCITHAHLRSQMACGIYTSIAIELLQGANLPTAYTQGLEKVQTIYSAPQFLAEMPHFARVFSGEIASLPIEEIKSGGYVIETLEASLWCLLNSTSYAEAVLKAVNLGGHTDTTAAVTGGLAGIYYGIEGIPQLWVNQVARKQDIVNLAKRVNLAVYTHN, encoded by the coding sequence ATGCTAACCGCTACACAAACGTTGTCTGGTTTGATGGGTTTATGTGTCGGTGATGCCTTGGGTGTACCGGTGGAGTTTACTAGCCGCGCTGAACGAATGAAATTCCCCGTCACGAAGATGCTAGGCTATGGCACATGGCATCAACCGCCAGGAACTTGGTCAGATGATAGTTCCCTAACGTTTTGCTTGGCAGAAAACCTTTGCCGAGGATATTCTTTGGATGATATAGCGTTGTCTTTCTGGCGGTGGTACAAGCAAGCTTACTGGACTCCCAGAGGGGAAATATTTGGTATCGGCCAGAGTACTCATGCAGCTATGATGCGAATTAATCAAGGCGTTCCACCTTTAGAAGCTGGGGGAACCAGCGAAATGAGTAATGGTAATGGTTCTTTGATGAGAATTTTACCAATGGCTTATTGTCATAAAACCTTAGATTTTTCCGAATTAATTTTGCGGGTGCATCAGGTGTCTTGCATTACCCATGCTCATCTGCGATCGCAAATGGCCTGCGGCATTTATACTAGTATCGCCATTGAACTCCTGCAAGGTGCTAATTTGCCAACAGCTTACACTCAAGGCTTAGAGAAAGTTCAAACTATTTATTCTGCACCGCAATTTCTGGCAGAAATGCCCCATTTTGCGAGAGTATTCAGTGGTGAAATAGCCAGCTTACCAATTGAAGAGATTAAATCTGGCGGCTATGTCATTGAAACCCTAGAAGCATCGTTATGGTGTTTGTTAAACAGCACATCTTATGCAGAAGCTGTGTTAAAAGCTGTGAATTTGGGCGGACACACAGATACAACTGCTGCTGTCACGGGTGGGTTAGCGGGAATTTACTACGGTATTGAGGGTATACCTCAACTTTGGGTAAATCAAGTTGCTCGCAAACAAGACATTGTGAATTTAGCGAAGCGCGTTAATTTAGCTGTGTACACCCATAATTAG
- a CDS encoding Npun_F0813 family protein — MFILKRQDVEISSIQHPKRDQQMPILHYQGQTFRLISLFKANQEEEARALWRDLTDNRGKACVLLEEPDRFSIWGKVRLEQLDGDTGGHGKTDILIQASILLLQAVHLDIEEFLGARQATLFEKDMAEIFRQQKFPETSSPESVKHLVTIDPLEGTKLPPWQENHVTTFLQELHKLGKTYFGNANFANKVADRLQDMADGERSLFISWLNQSSLSKLWQ, encoded by the coding sequence ATGTTTATTCTCAAACGGCAGGATGTTGAAATATCGAGCATTCAGCACCCAAAAAGGGATCAGCAAATGCCGATCCTCCATTATCAGGGGCAAACCTTTCGGCTGATTAGTTTATTTAAAGCTAATCAAGAAGAAGAAGCCCGCGCCTTGTGGAGAGATTTGACAGATAATCGCGGCAAAGCTTGTGTCTTGCTAGAAGAACCAGATCGTTTTAGCATCTGGGGTAAAGTCCGCTTAGAGCAGCTAGATGGTGACACTGGCGGTCATGGTAAGACAGATATACTGATTCAAGCCAGTATTTTGCTACTGCAAGCTGTCCATCTGGATATTGAAGAGTTTTTAGGCGCTCGACAAGCAACATTATTTGAAAAAGATATGGCGGAAATTTTCCGACAGCAGAAATTTCCCGAAACTTCTTCCCCCGAATCAGTTAAACACTTAGTGACAATAGATCCCCTAGAAGGAACGAAACTTCCGCCTTGGCAAGAAAATCATGTAACAACTTTTTTACAAGAACTGCACAAGCTAGGGAAAACCTATTTTGGTAATGCCAATTTTGCCAACAAAGTAGCAGATAGGTTACAGGATATGGCAGATGGCGAGCGATCGCTATTTATCTCTTGGTTAAACCAATCTTCACTGAGTAAACTGTGGCAATAG
- a CDS encoding dynamin-like GTPase family protein — MANLPIQCANLKEQVELILQLLQQEPTLRSQDITPVQTSLGKAISPKFEIVFAGAFSAGKSMLINALLERELLYSAEGHATGTECKIEYAEIDQERVVLTFLSEAEIREQASFLCQQLGFVTAANINQSEVSNLLNQGCEAIIQQEGGESRSERAKQAKALILLLAGYEENREHIHTVNNATYSMENFNFSNLKEAAGYARRGSNSAVLKRIEYYCNHPLLEDGNVIIDTPGIDAPVEKDAQLTYAKIQHPDTSAVVCVLKPASAGDMTKEETTLLETMRGNGGIRDRVFYVFNRIDETWYNTQLRQRLDDLISSQFRDTSRVYKTSGLLGFYGSQIKQTNLQNRFGLDSIFAESVRSLNGQEETPQFVYAFNNYCVTSGKLSHTNFRISLNGFETPNENYLRILSQQGIPLINQLILDSGIEEFRAAITRYLTEEKRPMLFQNLADDLEDICIKLKKTYQSTYRELDSQPREIEAMKSQELQRLNQQLQQIGKDFNQHLIEEVNEINNQACDAFETDFRQLQSRMIRRLDELLDTFSVADAYRRATLSHLRNATAPLIAILVEAFYYLSNQLEDILVNSSEQLVANLFQQLMEKIRKTEYYRQLYRLLGNDGGIEQELKVIEKQVSLALVSAASVECDRFVRESPRFYDEGTFSIYQFRQTLQQTSQSYDSESMIEAEPAIRQLLKLDFEPKVSHTIRKSFRQTINQILKTQLLPMAEQQADGILQQYPQARVYLEQTLQHEAEEKISHNQRLLSAIEQKIESYNAAVSGINSCLQAMQLYDYLLPVINLGELDVVEQIAASNGVVVSDGLLDGVAQM, encoded by the coding sequence ATGGCAAATCTGCCTATTCAGTGTGCAAATTTAAAAGAGCAAGTTGAATTAATTTTGCAACTTTTACAGCAAGAACCTACTTTACGTTCTCAAGATATCACACCTGTACAAACTTCTCTAGGCAAAGCAATATCGCCCAAGTTTGAAATTGTGTTTGCAGGTGCATTTAGTGCAGGTAAATCTATGCTAATTAATGCACTATTAGAGAGGGAATTACTTTACAGTGCTGAGGGACATGCTACAGGGACAGAATGCAAAATCGAGTATGCAGAAATTGATCAAGAAAGAGTAGTTTTGACATTTTTAAGTGAAGCTGAAATTCGTGAACAAGCAAGTTTTTTGTGTCAGCAACTAGGATTTGTCACAGCAGCGAATATCAATCAAAGTGAAGTAAGTAATTTATTAAATCAAGGCTGTGAGGCAATTATTCAGCAAGAGGGTGGTGAAAGTAGATCTGAACGAGCCAAACAAGCCAAAGCATTAATTTTATTACTAGCAGGATATGAAGAGAACCGGGAGCATATTCACACAGTTAATAATGCCACATATTCAATGGAAAATTTTAACTTTTCCAATTTAAAGGAAGCTGCGGGATATGCACGTCGTGGAAGTAATAGCGCAGTTTTAAAACGAATTGAATATTATTGTAACCACCCTCTACTGGAAGATGGTAATGTCATTATTGATACACCAGGAATCGATGCACCAGTAGAGAAGGATGCACAGTTAACTTACGCTAAAATTCAACATCCAGATACCTCCGCAGTGGTTTGTGTGCTGAAACCTGCATCTGCTGGTGATATGACCAAAGAAGAAACGACACTGTTGGAGACAATGCGGGGAAATGGGGGAATCCGCGATCGCGTCTTTTATGTCTTCAACCGCATCGACGAAACTTGGTACAATACCCAATTAAGGCAGCGATTGGATGATTTAATTAGTAGTCAGTTTCGTGATACAAGCAGAGTTTATAAAACTAGTGGGTTACTTGGTTTTTACGGCAGTCAAATAAAGCAAACTAATTTACAGAATAGATTTGGTTTAGATTCTATTTTTGCTGAAAGTGTTAGAAGTTTAAACGGACAGGAAGAAACGCCGCAGTTTGTCTACGCATTTAATAACTACTGCGTCACTTCTGGTAAACTTTCCCATACCAATTTTAGGATTTCTCTGAATGGTTTTGAAACGCCGAATGAAAATTATCTACGGATTTTATCTCAACAAGGTATTCCTTTAATTAATCAGCTAATTCTCGACAGTGGGATTGAAGAATTTCGGGCTGCAATTACGCGTTATTTAACTGAAGAAAAGCGTCCGATGCTGTTTCAAAATCTCGCCGATGATTTAGAGGATATTTGTATTAAGTTGAAAAAAACTTATCAATCAACTTATCGAGAGTTAGACAGTCAACCGCGAGAAATTGAAGCAATGAAGTCGCAAGAATTACAGCGACTTAATCAACAACTACAACAAATTGGGAAAGATTTCAACCAGCATCTGATAGAAGAAGTTAACGAAATAAATAATCAAGCTTGTGATGCTTTTGAAACAGACTTTAGACAATTGCAATCACGCATGATTAGGCGGTTAGATGAACTGCTAGATACTTTTTCTGTAGCTGATGCTTATCGACGTGCTACTCTCAGTCATTTGCGTAATGCAACCGCACCGTTAATTGCAATTTTAGTAGAGGCATTTTATTATTTATCAAATCAATTGGAAGATATTTTAGTAAATTCTTCTGAACAATTGGTGGCGAATTTATTCCAACAGTTGATGGAAAAAATTCGCAAAACAGAATATTATCGTCAGTTATATCGCTTGTTGGGTAACGATGGTGGGATTGAACAAGAGTTAAAAGTTATCGAAAAACAGGTATCATTAGCTTTAGTTAGTGCAGCGAGTGTAGAGTGCGATCGCTTCGTTAGAGAAAGTCCCAGATTTTATGATGAAGGTACTTTTTCAATTTATCAGTTTCGTCAAACTTTGCAGCAAACTTCGCAAAGTTATGACAGTGAAAGTATGATAGAAGCCGAACCAGCAATTAGGCAATTATTAAAGTTAGATTTTGAACCCAAAGTCTCCCATACAATTCGTAAATCTTTCCGTCAAACTATCAATCAAATTTTGAAAACACAGTTGTTACCAATGGCGGAACAACAAGCTGATGGCATTTTACAACAATATCCGCAAGCGCGTGTATATTTAGAGCAAACTTTGCAACACGAAGCTGAAGAAAAAATTTCGCATAATCAACGCTTGCTAAGTGCTATAGAACAAAAAATTGAAAGTTATAACGCCGCGGTATCTGGGATTAATAGTTGTTTACAGGCAATGCAATTATATGATTATTTACTACCAGTGATTAATCTTGGTGAATTAGATGTTGTTGAACAGATTGCAGCTAGTAATGGTGTGGTTGTTTCTGATGGGTTGTTAGATGGTGTGGCACAAATGTAG
- a CDS encoding outer membrane beta-barrel protein has product MKGLLQSFVVFYTLSSLVIAPLVMNAGQASAEQKKGTDASYVGAGVAAGVTNGGLNNDAANFGGNLTAKVKLGSLPISARGNVLWNDQTSTIIPEVSLDVPIANRTNAYVTGGYSFLDKDGSPSPLGNRDSVVVGAGVESEVANNFLIYTNAKVGLRAYQNSPASAVSINGGIGYRFK; this is encoded by the coding sequence ATGAAAGGTTTACTTCAGTCTTTCGTGGTATTTTATACATTATCTTCCTTAGTTATTGCGCCTCTAGTAATGAATGCAGGTCAAGCATCTGCTGAACAGAAAAAAGGTACTGATGCTAGTTATGTTGGTGCTGGTGTTGCTGCTGGTGTTACCAACGGCGGACTCAACAATGATGCTGCTAACTTTGGCGGTAATCTCACAGCTAAAGTGAAATTAGGCAGCCTCCCGATTTCTGCACGCGGGAATGTTCTCTGGAATGATCAGACGAGTACTATCATCCCAGAAGTTTCTTTAGATGTGCCAATTGCTAATAGAACTAATGCCTATGTTACTGGTGGTTATTCTTTTCTAGATAAAGATGGTTCACCCAGTCCTTTAGGTAATAGAGATTCTGTAGTAGTAGGTGCTGGTGTGGAATCAGAAGTTGCTAATAATTTCCTCATCTACACAAATGCCAAAGTTGGACTACGTGCTTATCAAAATAGTCCGGCTTCTGCTGTTAGCATCAATGGTGGTATTGGTTATCGCTTTAAATAA
- a CDS encoding transposase: MRKLTDSDKQEILKLYRETAETTSTLAERYDVSNSTISRLLKSTLPEDEYEYLVSLKRAARTPEGRAQVNYEQLPLLINKEPEIEPPQSESKPLELPKLKSQETIIEAEPEPDEDSEDSNSAIRRVRKRSSAATEKPKPRLIKKLDIPPEQPPEIPGLPSPILDEERPKVAAFAEMLGEELLDESEDLEDLDDDDLDDDDLDDDDYEEDEDDFEESRPLVTRRRLGEAPVQVLPLSAANLPRTCYLVIDRSAELITRPLKDFGDLGQIPTLETQQRTLPIFDNHRVAKRFSTKRDRVIKVPDSRMLHKARTHLQAKGITRLLIDGQVYSLSAL; the protein is encoded by the coding sequence GTGAGAAAACTAACAGATTCAGATAAACAAGAAATTCTTAAGTTATATCGAGAGACTGCTGAAACAACATCGACTTTAGCAGAACGCTATGACGTGAGTAACTCAACAATTAGTCGCTTGCTCAAAAGTACCTTACCAGAGGATGAGTACGAATACCTAGTTTCTTTGAAACGGGCGGCTCGGACTCCTGAAGGGAGGGCGCAGGTAAACTATGAACAGTTGCCTTTATTGATTAACAAAGAGCCGGAAATAGAACCGCCTCAGAGCGAAAGTAAACCTTTAGAGTTGCCCAAGCTCAAATCACAGGAGACAATTATTGAGGCAGAACCGGAACCAGACGAAGATTCGGAGGACTCCAATTCCGCTATTAGACGGGTGCGGAAGCGTTCTTCGGCGGCTACAGAAAAACCAAAGCCTCGATTAATTAAAAAATTAGACATTCCGCCAGAACAACCACCAGAAATTCCTGGCCTTCCTAGTCCAATATTGGATGAGGAACGTCCAAAAGTCGCCGCTTTTGCCGAAATGCTGGGCGAAGAATTGCTGGATGAATCTGAAGATCTAGAGGATTTAGATGATGACGATTTAGATGATGACGATTTAGATGATGACGATTATGAGGAAGATGAAGATGACTTTGAAGAGTCAAGACCTTTAGTTACCAGACGTAGGTTAGGTGAAGCACCAGTTCAAGTTTTACCATTGTCGGCAGCCAATTTGCCGAGAACTTGTTATTTGGTAATTGACCGTTCAGCAGAGCTAATTACCCGACCACTCAAGGACTTTGGTGATTTGGGGCAAATTCCTACTCTAGAAACTCAGCAAAGAACTTTACCAATCTTTGATAACCACCGCGTGGCCAAGCGTTTTTCCACAAAGCGCGATCGCGTCATTAAAGTTCCTGATAGTAGAATGCTCCATAAGGCGCGGACTCACCTCCAAGCCAAAGGCATCACCAGACTGTTAATTGATGGTCAAGTCTACTCTTTGTCTGCCCTTTAA
- a CDS encoding HNH endonuclease, with product MNKTPRIRIPPEVRQYVFQRDKYQCQSCGKTELETNLSIDHIIPLAQGGQNDISNLHTLCLTCNQAKSDKTDQRFRRHFQS from the coding sequence ATGAATAAAACGCCACGTATTCGCATTCCACCAGAAGTTAGACAGTATGTATTTCAACGTGATAAATATCAATGTCAAAGCTGCGGTAAGACAGAGTTAGAAACGAATCTAAGTATTGATCATATTATTCCCCTAGCGCAGGGTGGTCAAAACGATATCAGCAATTTGCATACTCTTTGCTTGACTTGTAATCAAGCAAAATCAGACAAAACAGATCAGCGTTTTCGACGACATTTTCAAAGTTAG
- a CDS encoding anti-sigma factor antagonist (This anti-anti-sigma factor, or anti-sigma factor antagonist, belongs to a family that includes characterized members SpoIIAA, RsbV, RsfA, and RsfB.) — translation MATKVQSFMTSQPTEVNFPVTSLNETAIVQVSPRLSVLEAVSFKQTCQNLTLANPYPQKIIIDFQQTIFMDSSGLGALVSNYKTAQEKGITIVLRNVTPQVMAVLTLTGLDQVFPMESSSDAALIEAKSVIEAPKNSSRKPEPLPTTHPSIASWMKRLIDIVGSIVGLVITGVLLIPIVVAITIDDPGPILFSQTRCGWMGKRFKIWKFRSMCVDAEAKKALVKNQVQGAFFKNDNDPRITKVGRFLRRTSLDELPQFWNVLKGDMSLVGTRPPTPDEVERYEVPEWQRLDVKPGMTGEWQVNGRSTVRSFEDVIRLDLQYQKNWSLLYDLKLIFKTVAILFNRKSGAV, via the coding sequence ATGGCAACGAAAGTGCAGAGCTTCATGACTAGCCAACCCACAGAGGTAAATTTCCCGGTTACTTCCCTAAATGAAACGGCGATAGTACAGGTATCCCCGCGGTTAAGCGTGCTGGAAGCAGTCAGCTTTAAGCAAACCTGCCAAAACTTAACCCTCGCAAACCCGTATCCCCAGAAAATCATTATTGATTTTCAGCAAACTATTTTTATGGATAGTAGTGGTTTAGGCGCTCTGGTCAGTAATTACAAAACTGCCCAAGAAAAAGGAATTACGATAGTTCTGCGGAATGTTACCCCTCAAGTAATGGCGGTGCTAACTCTGACAGGATTAGATCAAGTTTTTCCGATGGAGTCTAGTAGTGATGCAGCATTAATCGAAGCGAAAAGCGTCATAGAAGCGCCTAAAAATAGTTCTCGTAAACCAGAGCCACTTCCCACCACTCATCCCTCTATAGCCTCGTGGATGAAACGCTTGATAGATATAGTTGGCTCAATAGTGGGTTTAGTAATTACAGGAGTTTTATTAATTCCCATTGTGGTTGCTATTACAATCGATGATCCCGGCCCGATTTTATTTAGTCAAACCCGCTGTGGCTGGATGGGAAAGCGGTTTAAAATTTGGAAATTTCGCTCTATGTGTGTAGATGCGGAAGCCAAGAAAGCTTTGGTAAAAAATCAAGTACAGGGTGCATTTTTCAAAAATGATAACGACCCCAGGATTACCAAAGTAGGGCGATTTTTACGCCGTACTAGTTTAGATGAATTGCCACAATTTTGGAACGTTTTAAAAGGTGATATGAGTTTAGTAGGCACTAGACCGCCAACGCCTGATGAAGTTGAACGTTATGAAGTACCAGAGTGGCAACGTTTAGATGTAAAGCCAGGAATGACTGGAGAATGGCAAGTTAACGGGCGGTCTACAGTCCGCAGCTTTGAAGATGTCATTCGTCTAGATTTGCAATATCAAAAAAATTGGAGTTTACTGTACGATTTAAAGTTAATTTTTAAAACTGTTGCTATTTTATTTAATAGAAAAAGTGGCGCTGTTTAG
- a CDS encoding CBS domain-containing protein: protein MKHLKSRSQDLRSLFENNITIEYVAEPLKAVSPQAEVAEVLQWMQAKDFDVVGIETEDNITGYVERSSLIQVKSGRCGDYQRVFHSQELIAISTPLMKLLPILRQTPRLFVLDCNQVSGIVTCGDLQKAPVRMLLFGLVTLLEMNLLRLVRLYYPQDSWQKFIKPERVEIAKHLWRESQERNEATDLLDYLQFCDKRELVLNQPELLQQLELKSKRFGERFLKSAEQLRNRLAHAQNLVTGSSWIDLISLAEAMETLLIRCEEIE, encoded by the coding sequence ATGAAACACCTAAAATCGCGATCGCAAGACCTGCGGAGTTTGTTTGAAAACAACATTACAATCGAATATGTGGCAGAACCTCTCAAAGCTGTGTCACCCCAAGCTGAGGTAGCAGAGGTATTACAGTGGATGCAGGCAAAAGATTTTGATGTTGTCGGCATTGAAACGGAAGACAATATCACTGGTTATGTTGAACGCTCTAGTTTAATCCAGGTAAAATCCGGCCGATGTGGTGATTATCAACGGGTGTTTCATTCCCAAGAACTGATAGCCATTTCCACCCCACTCATGAAGTTACTGCCTATTTTGCGACAAACTCCCCGCTTATTTGTCTTAGACTGCAATCAAGTTAGTGGAATTGTGACTTGTGGCGACTTACAAAAAGCACCAGTGCGAATGCTCCTATTTGGTTTGGTGACACTACTAGAAATGAATCTGCTGCGACTAGTAAGACTTTATTATCCCCAAGATTCTTGGCAGAAATTTATCAAACCCGAACGGGTAGAAATTGCCAAACATCTATGGAGAGAAAGTCAAGAAAGAAACGAAGCCACAGATTTATTAGATTATCTCCAGTTTTGTGACAAACGAGAATTAGTTTTAAACCAACCAGAACTACTTCAGCAACTAGAATTAAAGTCCAAACGGTTTGGCGAACGCTTCTTAAAATCTGCTGAACAATTACGCAACCGATTAGCACACGCGCAAAATTTAGTCACTGGTTCTTCTTGGATAGATTTAATTTCTCTCGCCGAAGCGATGGAAACGCTATTAATTCGCTGTGAAGAAATCGAGTAA